GAAGGAGCAACGCCATGCGAGCACCATGGGCCGTCCTGATTGCTGCCGCCTTCATCCCCCCGCTTCACGCCGCCGAGTTGTACAAGTGGTCCGATCCCGCGACCGGTGCCCCGGTGTACTCCAGCGATCCGCCGGCGGCGGACATCAAGTCGGTGGAGGCGAAGCGGGTGAGCCCCAGCACCATCGAGACGAGCAACCTGCCCTACGGCGTGCAGCGGGCGGTGAGCCGCAACCCGATCGTTCTCTACGTGAGCGACTGCGGCGAGTTCTGCAAGGCCGCGCGGGCCTATCTCGCCAAGCGTGGTCTGCCCTACAGCGAACGCAACCCGGAAGAGCCGGCGGTGGCCGCGGAGCTCAAGAAGGTGACGGGCGGCGCGCTCGAAGTGCCGTACCTCAAGGTGGGAACGAAATCCGTGCGCGGCTACGATGAGGCCCGATACGCTGCC
The sequence above is drawn from the Betaproteobacteria bacterium genome and encodes:
- a CDS encoding glutaredoxin family protein, which translates into the protein MRAPWAVLIAAAFIPPLHAAELYKWSDPATGAPVYSSDPPAADIKSVEAKRVSPSTIETSNLPYGVQRAVSRNPIVLYVSDCGEFCKAARAYLAKRGLPYSERNPEEPAVAAELKKVTGGALEVPYLKVGTKSVRGYDEARYAAALDAAGYPRSSLAGLAAKPVQSKKAKSTDAAVAESTNAGTPKSGDAAGNAMVGRLASIDSALAR